The Epilithonimonas zeae genome contains the following window.
AAAATACTTCCAATAAGTACAGCAGGATTCTAGAATTCCTGAGACAAAATCCCTCTTCTGGAATCATCTATACAAGAACCAGGAAAGAAGCGGAAGAATTAACTTATTTCCTTAAAAATAACAAATTCCAAAACGCAGATTTTTTCCACGCCGGATTATCTTCAATTGAAAAAGAAAAACTTCAGAAAAAATGGATTAGCAGCCAGTTTCACGTTTTGGTTTCCACCAACGCTTTCGGAATGGGGATCGACAAAGATAATGTACGATTTGTAATTCATTTGTCACCTTCTTCCACAATTGAAAATTATTACCAGGAAATTGGTCGAGCTGGACGAAATGGAGAAGAAGCTTTAACATTAATGCTTTGGAACGAACAGGAATTGACGAACATCGATAATACATTTAAAAATCAAATTCCTAACAAAACCGAATACGAGAAAATATTGACTTATCTCTATTCAATTTTTCAAATTGGAGATAACGATTGGCCGGAGAAAACCTTCCAGCTTGACCTCAACAGAATCAAGAATCTGACGAAATTATCGTTAGCGAAAATCAAAAATATTCTGACGTTTCTGAACAATCAAGAACTGATTTATTATAAAAATAATATCTCAGCTTCCACAATTCAGAGTTTTGTTCAGTCGGATGAATTAGAGCAATTGGCTTCTTCGGATGCTTATTTTATAGAGTTGTTGTTTAGGAATTTGCCGGGATTATCGATTCAGAAAGTACATTTCAGTGATTTGGCTTTTTGCAAAAAAAACGGAATGGACATTCAGAACTTCAAACAAAAACTTTTGCAGTTACAGAAAGCTGGACATCTGGAATATCTCGACGGAAGCCAGCATTCTATCAGGTTTTTAAAACCTAGAAATGACCGGCATTTGTTTGGAGAGTATTGGTCACTTTTCCATAATATTCAGAAAAATAAACTGAGGAAATGGGAAGAAAACAAGTTCTTCATTCAAGATCCCGATTTTTGTAAAATGAAACTCATTCTAAGTTATTTCGGAGAACGAGATGCGGAAAATTGTGGTAAATGTTCGGTTTGCAGAAAGAGAACCAACTCCAAGAGAACTTTGTCTTATGATATCTCTCAGCAATTGTCGAACCGACCAATGTCTTTGGACGAAGTGGCAGCAAACCTCAATTTTTATTCAAAAGAATCTATTTCAGAAACCTTGATTTTTCTTTTGGATATCGGAAAAGTCAAGATGTTGAACTACAAAACTTATATGTTAAATAATTAGATTCAATCATTTATCAACTATCAATCATCAATTATAAAATCAATGCAGACGAAATCCCTTAATGTCGTTTTTTTCGGTACTCCCGATTTTGCAAAGGCTTCTCTGGAAGCGATATTCAAATCTCATCATAAAGTTGTAGGCGTTGTAACAGCAGCAGACAAAGCCAGCGGAAGAGGAATGAAACTCACACCTTCGCCAGTGAAAGTTTTCGCAGAAGAAAATAACTTCAACCTTTTCCAGCCGGAAAAACTCAGAAATGCAGAATTTTTAGAAGCAATCAAAAATCTGAATGCCGATGTTTTTGTAGTTGTGGCTTTCAGGATGATGCCTCAGGTTTTGTTTTCGATTCCGAGATTGGGAACATTCAATCTGCACGGCTCTTTATTACCTGATTATCGTGGAGCCGCTCCAATTAATTATGCGGTCATCAATGGCGAAACCAAGTCGGGTGTAACTACATTTTTCATCAATGAAAAAATTGATGAAGGCAATATTCTTCTCCAAGCAGAAACCGAAGTTTTACCGGAAGATAACGCCGGAACTTTACACGATAAATTAATGGTGATTGGTGCTGATTTGATTATTGAAACCTTGAACGGATTAGCAGAAAACTCAATCACGGAAAAACCTCAGCCCCAAAAAGAAAATCCAAAAACGGCTTATAAAATATTTAAAGAAAATTTAAAAATCGATTGGAATCAAAGTTCTGAAACGATTCATAATTTCGTGAGAGGAATGTCGCCTTATCCAACAGCTTTCACAATTTTGAAAATCGGAGAAGAAGAAAAATCACTTAAAATCTTCAAAGGACATTTTGAATTAGAATCACATTCAAAAGAAGCTGGAGATTTTGACATTTCTAAAAACGAGTTCAAATTCTATACAAAAGACGGTATTTATTATCCGGAAGATGTTCAAATACAAGGGAAGAAAAGAATGGCGGTAAAGGATTTCCTTAATGGAATTCAGAATTTTGAGGATTATAAATCTTAGACAAAAAGAAAATAGACGAATAGATAATAGATTTCAATGGAGAATAACAAAGTCAAGATTTTAAAAACCGAAATCCTATCCGATAATTGGTACACTTTGAACAAAGTGACTTTCGAATATCTGAAGAAAAATGGAACGCTGGAAACCCAAAGCAGAGAAGCTTATGACCGTGGAAATGGTGCAACAATTTTACTTTACAACAAAGAATCGAAAACTGTCATTCTCACGAGGCAATTTCGTTTGCCGACTTACATCAATGGAAACGAGGACGGAATGATGATAGAAGCTTGCGCCGGACTTTTGGATAAAGATAATCCTGAAGACTGTATCAAAAGAGAGACAGAAGAGGAATTGGGTTATGAGATTTCTGACATCAAAAAAGTGTTCGAAGTTTATATGTCGCCAGGTTCTGTGACGGAAATTCTTTATTTTTT
Protein-coding sequences here:
- a CDS encoding RecQ family ATP-dependent DNA helicase, which translates into the protein MLSSTESQDRLIHQTLKQFWGFDEFRSSQKNIILSIVNGKDTLALLPTGGGKSLCYQLPAIVLQGTCLVISPLLALMRDQIDALQAIGIEAELLSSDLDEFEEESVYNRCKEGLIKILYISPERLQNQLFLRSIQEIEVSFIAVDEAHCISEWGSDFRPSYQNIKKFRQEFKNVPCLALTATATNQVVDEIVSKLGLHNPQVYKQSFKRENLNIIVENTSNKYSRILEFLRQNPSSGIIYTRTRKEAEELTYFLKNNKFQNADFFHAGLSSIEKEKLQKKWISSQFHVLVSTNAFGMGIDKDNVRFVIHLSPSSTIENYYQEIGRAGRNGEEALTLMLWNEQELTNIDNTFKNQIPNKTEYEKILTYLYSIFQIGDNDWPEKTFQLDLNRIKNLTKLSLAKIKNILTFLNNQELIYYKNNISASTIQSFVQSDELEQLASSDAYFIELLFRNLPGLSIQKVHFSDLAFCKKNGMDIQNFKQKLLQLQKAGHLEYLDGSQHSIRFLKPRNDRHLFGEYWSLFHNIQKNKLRKWEENKFFIQDPDFCKMKLILSYFGERDAENCGKCSVCRKRTNSKRTLSYDISQQLSNRPMSLDEVAANLNFYSKESISETLIFLLDIGKVKMLNYKTYMLNN
- the fmt gene encoding methionyl-tRNA formyltransferase, yielding MQTKSLNVVFFGTPDFAKASLEAIFKSHHKVVGVVTAADKASGRGMKLTPSPVKVFAEENNFNLFQPEKLRNAEFLEAIKNLNADVFVVVAFRMMPQVLFSIPRLGTFNLHGSLLPDYRGAAPINYAVINGETKSGVTTFFINEKIDEGNILLQAETEVLPEDNAGTLHDKLMVIGADLIIETLNGLAENSITEKPQPQKENPKTAYKIFKENLKIDWNQSSETIHNFVRGMSPYPTAFTILKIGEEEKSLKIFKGHFELESHSKEAGDFDISKNEFKFYTKDGIYYPEDVQIQGKKRMAVKDFLNGIQNFEDYKS
- the nudK gene encoding GDP-mannose pyrophosphatase NudK; translated protein: MENNKVKILKTEILSDNWYTLNKVTFEYLKKNGTLETQSREAYDRGNGATILLYNKESKTVILTRQFRLPTYINGNEDGMMIEACAGLLDKDNPEDCIKRETEEELGYEISDIKKVFEVYMSPGSVTEILYFFIAEYSKSMKINDGGGLEEEQEEIEVLELNIDKALEMIDSGEIKDAKTIMLLQHVRLKNIL